The genomic interval AGATTTTTAACTTTTTCTATCGACGGAATTTCGTAAACATTACGCATTTTTGCATATCTGCCTTTCGGTTTTAAGCCGTCTGGGAAATCACAATCGTCCGCAACAAGCGTTTCAAGTATCAATTCGCCGCCAAAAACCAAAAGATCATATATGTGCGAAAGATGTTCAATCGGATCTTTGTGGTGGTAAATTACTCCCATAGAAAAAATTACATCGAAAAACGGCAGGTTTTGCGGCAGATTTTTTTGGGCGAGCGGAAAAATCCAAACCGGAATCTGAGGACATAATTTTGCGAAAATTTGCGCTTGAAATACCGAATAAATTGAAGGATCTACACCTATAACGAATTTTGCTTTGTTCAGCGCGGCGCGATAAGCGTAATATCCGTTTCCGCAGCCGATATCAAGAATTTTTTTTTCGGAAAAATCGCAGAATTTTGCAAATCTTTTCCATTTCAAATCGCTGTTCCACTCGGTATCAATATCGATATTTAATATTTTCCAAGGACCTTTTCTCCAAGGCATAAATTCGCGTAAGGCAACGCAAATCGACGAATTGTCCGTGTTTTCGTTTGACGAAATAACCACTTTCCCGTTTTCTTCAAAACAATCACAATCGATTTTCGGAATTTTCTCAAGCGCTGAAAGCCAACGTGAAACGTTTCCGTTTTCAGAAATATTTTTTTGGGTAAGCGTGCAAACGGAATTTTTCAATTGTTCCAACTCGGTATTTTTTATGAAATCAAAAAAACTGTCGGAATTTATCAATTTCTTCTCACGATTTTCACCGAAAGCGTCAAGATAAATATTATCGTCGCCACGACTATTATCGCAGCGCCTGACGGAATGGGAATGTTATACTCCATCGGGATTATTATTCCGGTTATAGCGCTTAGCGTCGCAAAAATTACGCTGAAAAGTACGAAGGTTTTAAGCGATTTGCTTATATTCCTTGCCGCCGCCGCAGGAATAATCAATAACGCCTCGACTAAAATCGAACCGACTATTTTTACTGAAGCGACCGTAATAAGCGCGATTAAAATTACAAAAACGTAGTCGTAAACCAAAACCGCAACGCCGCGAACTTGTGCGAGCGACGGGTTAAGTCCCGACATTATCGTTCGGTTAAATCCGTAAATTCCCGCCGCAATCGACAGTGCGGTAATTACCAAAAGAAGCGTGATATCGCCGTTTCCGGCGGTTAAAATTGAGCCGAACATATAACCGTCAAGGATGTGAATATTTATGTCGCGAGTCGCAAACATCATAAGCGCCGCACCGATTGCCAAACTTGCAGACAAAAACACGCCGATTAGCGTATCGTGCGACATTCCGCTCTTATTCTTGGAAAAATTAAGATAAATCGCAAACAAAATCGCAAACGAAAACAGACAAATATAAGGATTGTTTACCGGTTCGCCAAGCATTATTCCGATAGCGATTCCCGTGAGTGCGGAATTTCCGATAGCGTTTGAAAAAAACGCCATTCTTTTCGCTACGACAACCGTTCCGATTGCGCCAAGCGTGGGACCTATCAAAATTGCGCATATAACCGCGTTTATCACAAACGCATACTTGAAAGAATCGGGCATAAATCCGCCCTGAACCGCTTGTTGTATAGAATGTCTGACAGCATCGTATATAAAATCCATAATTTATTCCTATGTTTGCGCCGAAAATATTTTAAGAAGGTTTTTCTCGTTCATAACCTCGTTCGGTTTTCCCGAAAACACGACCGATTTATTTATGCAAATTACCTTATCCGCAATTTTTTGCACTTGCGCTAAATCATGATGAATCCAAATTATCGTCGTACCTTTTTGTGATAATTCTTTGATAATTTTTGAAAAAATCTCTGCACCGCTTTTATCGATGCTGTTCATAGGTTCGTCCAGAATCAGCAAATCGGGAGACGGAATCAGCGCCTGTGCAAAAAGAACTCTTTGTCTTTCGCCGCCCGATAACTGTGAAAAGAGATATTTTTCTTTATTTTTCATTTCCAGTTTCTCGAATGTTTCGTCAAACTTTTTTTTGAACTTTTTTTCGATACCTAAGAATGCGGGACGTTTTTGAATGCAGAGCGCGACAAAATCAGAAACCGTTATCGG from Chitinispirillales bacterium carries:
- a CDS encoding metal ABC transporter permease — protein: MDFIYDAVRHSIQQAVQGGFMPDSFKYAFVINAVICAILIGPTLGAIGTVVVAKRMAFFSNAIGNSALTGIAIGIMLGEPVNNPYICLFSFAILFAIYLNFSKNKSGMSHDTLIGVFLSASLAIGAALMMFATRDINIHILDGYMFGSILTAGNGDITLLLVITALSIAAGIYGFNRTIMSGLNPSLAQVRGVAVLVYDYVFVILIALITVASVKIVGSILVEALLIIPAAAARNISKSLKTFVLFSVIFATLSAITGIIIPMEYNIPIPSGAAIIVVATIIFILTLSVKIVRRN
- a CDS encoding metal ABC transporter ATP-binding protein, with the protein product MIHKLFYVYEFWKGFNISKVRIKVENLSLAFGKNEVLKNINFTANAGEIHCIIGPNGGGKTTFVKSILGQTRHEGKITLEWEDKSGVIGYVPQIVNIDQTLPITVSDFVALCIQKRPAFLGIEKKFKKKFDETFEKLEMKNKEKYLFSQLSGGERQRVLFAQALIPSPDLLILDEPMNSIDKSGAEIFSKIIKELSQKGTTIIWIHHDLAQVQKIADKVICINKSVVFSGKPNEVMNEKNLLKIFSAQT
- the cmoB gene encoding tRNA 5-methoxyuridine(34)/uridine 5-oxyacetic acid(34) synthase CmoB, with translation MINSDSFFDFIKNTELEQLKNSVCTLTQKNISENGNVSRWLSALEKIPKIDCDCFEENGKVVISSNENTDNSSICVALREFMPWRKGPWKILNIDIDTEWNSDLKWKRFAKFCDFSEKKILDIGCGNGYYAYRAALNKAKFVIGVDPSIYSVFQAQIFAKLCPQIPVWIFPLAQKNLPQNLPFFDVIFSMGVIYHHKDPIEHLSHIYDLLVFGGELILETLVADDCDFPDGLKPKGRYAKMRNVYEIPSIEKVKNLLNSLNFKEIKLLDVTKTTNAEQRKTDWMTFESLEDFIDENDNSKTIEGYPAPTRAVFWARK